One window of the Nitrospiraceae bacterium genome contains the following:
- the guaA gene encoding glutamine-hydrolyzing GMP synthase yields the protein MTMQEDKILVLDFGSQYTQLIARRVREKNVYSEIFPYNAPFEKIRNFNAKGIILSGGPSSVYDKKAPIPDSRIFKLGIPMLGICYGMQLMAHMLGGQVAKALKREYGRAEIFIDDDSDLFKNISEIRTIVWMSHGDRIEKYPDGFIPIAHTENSPVAAMADRKKHFYALQFHPEVAHTEKGSAILKNFIFEICNCNSTWTMKSFIETAKKEIQEKVGNQRVVCGISGGVDSSVTAVLVHEAIGDALTCIFVDNGVLREGEAKKVEEMLRKNFHMKIRCVDASKRFLDKLKGVKDPERKRKIIGNTFIRVFEAEALKIKNAGFLAQGTLYPDVIESVSFKGPSATIKSHHNVGGLLKKMKLKLIEPLRELFKDEVRLLGRELGMPDEIINRQPFPGPGLAIRCISDVTKERLNLLRKADVIVLEEIKKAGLYNKIWQAFAVLLPVKSVGVMGDERTYDNVIAVRAVTSLDGMTADWAKMPYDVLGKISNRIINEVKGVNRIVYDITSKPPGTIEWE from the coding sequence ATAACCATGCAAGAAGATAAAATTCTGGTTCTGGATTTTGGCTCTCAGTACACCCAGCTCATTGCGCGGAGGGTCAGGGAAAAAAATGTTTATTCCGAGATATTTCCATATAATGCGCCTTTTGAAAAAATAAGGAATTTCAATGCAAAAGGCATCATCCTTTCAGGCGGGCCTTCGAGTGTATACGACAAAAAAGCTCCTATTCCTGATTCGAGGATATTCAAACTTGGCATCCCAATGCTCGGGATATGCTATGGCATGCAGCTCATGGCACACATGCTTGGAGGACAAGTTGCAAAGGCTTTAAAAAGAGAATACGGCAGAGCAGAAATCTTTATTGACGATGATTCAGATTTGTTTAAAAACATTTCCGAAATCCGCACTATTGTATGGATGAGTCATGGAGACAGGATAGAAAAATATCCCGATGGCTTTATCCCGATTGCGCATACAGAAAACTCTCCTGTTGCTGCAATGGCAGACAGAAAAAAACATTTTTATGCGCTTCAATTCCATCCTGAAGTAGCGCACACAGAAAAAGGAAGTGCGATTCTAAAGAATTTTATCTTTGAGATCTGCAACTGCAATTCTACATGGACAATGAAGTCCTTTATAGAAACAGCAAAAAAAGAGATACAAGAAAAAGTCGGAAATCAGAGGGTTGTTTGCGGAATAAGCGGCGGAGTTGATTCATCAGTAACAGCAGTGCTCGTGCACGAGGCAATAGGAGATGCGCTCACATGCATATTCGTTGATAACGGCGTTCTGAGAGAAGGCGAGGCAAAAAAAGTCGAAGAGATGCTCAGAAAAAATTTTCATATGAAAATACGCTGTGTTGACGCATCAAAAAGATTTCTTGATAAACTCAAAGGCGTCAAAGACCCTGAGAGAAAAAGAAAGATCATCGGCAATACATTTATAAGAGTATTTGAAGCAGAGGCTTTAAAAATAAAAAATGCTGGTTTCCTTGCGCAGGGAACTCTCTATCCTGATGTTATAGAGAGCGTCTCATTCAAAGGCCCTTCAGCAACAATCAAGAGCCATCACAATGTCGGCGGACTTTTAAAAAAGATGAAGTTAAAGCTGATCGAGCCCTTGAGAGAACTATTCAAAGATGAGGTCAGACTGCTTGGCCGCGAGCTTGGTATGCCTGATGAAATAATAAACAGACAGCCGTTCCCTGGACCCGGCCTTGCAATAAGATGCATCAGCGATGTGACAAAAGAAAGATTGAACCTCTTGAGAAAAGCAGATGTGATTGTGCTTGAGGAGATTAAAAAAGCAGGACTTTACAACAAGATATGGCAGGCATTTGCAGTGCTTCTTCCTGTAAAAAGCGTCGGAGTCATGGGAGACGAAAGAACCTATGACAATGTCATAGCAGTGAGGGCAGTTACAAGTCTTGACGGTATGACTGCTGACTGGGCAAAAATGCCATATGATGTATTGGGAAAAATTTCAAATAGAATAATAAATGAGGTGAAGGGAGTAAACAGGATTGTTTACGATATAACCTCAAAGCCGCCAGGCACGATCGAGTGGGAATAA
- a CDS encoding DUF2283 domain-containing protein, translating to MRVHYDNKVDAVYIKLGNQKPKGVIEISECVNLDTTCENKIVGIEILNASRKMNIKTILSYELELDNKLMRKIA from the coding sequence ATGAGAGTACATTACGACAATAAGGTTGATGCCGTATATATTAAATTAGGCAATCAAAAACCTAAAGGTGTAATTGAAATTTCAGAGTGCGTTAATTTAGACACAACGTGCGAAAATAAGATAGTAGGCATAGAAATTCTTAATGCTTCTAGAAAGATGAATATCAAAACAATTCTCTCTTATGAACTTGAGCTTGATAATAAATTGATGCGAAAAATCGCTTAA
- the nikR gene encoding nickel-responsive transcriptional regulator NikR, translated as MAITRFGISLDDTLLAEFDRLIAKKGYANRSEAIRDLIRDNIVKQEWEAGDKEAVGTITIVYSHHTRELADTLTDIQHEYHASIVSAMHVHLDAHNCLEALVVRGRGKDIKKIADRLIGTKGVKHGKLIATTTGKHLK; from the coding sequence ATGGCCATAACAAGATTCGGCATATCACTCGACGACACGCTCCTTGCGGAGTTTGACAGGCTTATTGCGAAAAAAGGCTATGCAAACAGGAGCGAGGCGATACGCGACCTTATCCGCGACAACATAGTAAAACAAGAATGGGAAGCTGGAGACAAAGAGGCGGTGGGCACAATAACAATCGTTTACTCCCATCATACAAGAGAGCTCGCAGATACACTCACTGACATTCAGCATGAATATCACGCCTCTATAGTTTCGGCAATGCATGTTCATCTTGATGCGCATAACTGTCTTGAGGCGCTTGTTGTGAGAGGAAGAGGGAAAGACATAAAAAAAATTGCTGACAGATTGATAGGCACAAAAGGGGTAAAGCACGGAAAGCTTATCGCAACAACAACAGGAAAGCATCTGAAATAA
- a CDS encoding transporter, whose translation MFFLRVAQVLACFTMMLSFTSRAFALYPLVTDDTGVQGKGNTQVEFCSEYSKKEEDGVKEKSFALSTTIAYGLNNSMDLIIGVPFQNIRTKTSDSVSSEDGLLDILLELKWKFHDKDGLSFALKPSITLPSGDKKRGLGNGRATYGIYFITTKEIDPLAFHFNLQYKKNENKTDSKLDIWNASIGSEYRATEKLKFCADAGVSTNESKDSTKAVSYVLGGLIYSILKDMDIETGYKHGLTKPADDRAFLAGITYRF comes from the coding sequence ATGTTTTTTCTCAGGGTTGCACAAGTTTTGGCCTGCTTCACAATGATGCTGAGTTTTACATCTCGTGCTTTTGCTTTATATCCATTGGTTACAGATGATACGGGTGTCCAGGGGAAGGGGAATACGCAGGTTGAATTTTGCTCGGAGTATTCAAAGAAAGAAGAGGATGGAGTTAAGGAAAAGAGCTTCGCATTATCAACAACAATCGCATACGGATTAAATAACAGTATGGATTTGATAATTGGAGTGCCTTTTCAGAATATCAGAACAAAAACATCTGATTCTGTATCTTCAGAGGACGGGCTTTTAGATATTTTACTGGAACTCAAGTGGAAGTTTCATGATAAAGATGGTTTGAGTTTTGCGCTTAAACCGAGCATCACGCTTCCTTCTGGAGATAAAAAGCGGGGGCTTGGAAATGGAAGAGCAACATATGGGATATATTTCATTACTACAAAAGAGATTGATCCTCTGGCTTTTCATTTTAATTTGCAGTATAAAAAGAATGAGAACAAGACAGACAGCAAACTGGATATATGGAATGCCTCAATTGGATCAGAGTATAGAGCAACGGAAAAGCTGAAGTTTTGCGCTGATGCCGGAGTAAGCACTAACGAGAGCAAAGATTCAACAAAGGCTGTCTCATATGTTTTAGGAGGGCTTATCTATTCCATATTAAAGGATATGGATATTGAGACGGGATATAAACACGGCTTGACCAAGCCTGCAGACGACAGAGCATTCTTAGCAGGCATCACATACAGGTTTTAA
- a CDS encoding energy-coupling factor ABC transporter permease: MSDALISPAVGTTFWAGTIAVIGYCSRKLKEKIDDKLIPLMGVMGAFIFAAQMINFTIPGTGSSGHLGGGMILAAMLGSCPAFIVMASVLVVQALFFADGGLVALGCNIWNLGVYPCFIAYPLIYRPLVKDASSAKRIVFASVVGAVIALQLGAFSVVIQTLLSGQSELPFGSFVLAMQPIHLAIGIIEGIITAGVINFVRTARPEIIKNVILQQQLSPNISIKKIIVILGIAALLTGGIFSWFASSHPDGLEWSIKKVFGKPELADKDSSVHSAAKSVQEKTAVMPDYDFKKSDSLSESEQPGNSGADEGKSKWPAVRTGTSIAGIIGSLFVVTVVVAFGFLIRLIRKKQAESRNV, translated from the coding sequence ATGTCAGATGCTTTAATTTCTCCTGCTGTTGGAACAACATTCTGGGCAGGCACGATCGCTGTTATAGGATATTGTTCGAGAAAGCTGAAAGAAAAAATAGATGACAAACTTATCCCTTTAATGGGAGTGATGGGCGCTTTTATTTTTGCTGCGCAGATGATAAATTTCACAATCCCTGGAACAGGCTCGAGCGGGCATCTTGGAGGAGGCATGATCCTGGCTGCCATGCTTGGGTCATGTCCTGCTTTTATTGTGATGGCTTCTGTGCTTGTTGTGCAGGCATTATTTTTTGCTGACGGAGGTCTTGTTGCTTTAGGCTGTAATATATGGAATCTGGGCGTATATCCATGTTTTATTGCGTATCCTCTGATATACAGACCGCTGGTGAAGGATGCCAGCAGTGCAAAAAGAATTGTTTTTGCCTCTGTTGTAGGCGCAGTCATAGCATTGCAACTCGGAGCTTTTTCGGTTGTTATACAGACTTTGCTTTCCGGACAAAGCGAACTGCCGTTTGGCTCTTTTGTGCTTGCTATGCAGCCGATACATCTTGCCATAGGAATAATCGAAGGCATAATAACAGCAGGGGTTATAAACTTTGTCAGGACTGCAAGGCCTGAAATAATCAAAAATGTAATCTTGCAGCAGCAGCTTTCACCAAATATTTCGATAAAAAAAATTATTGTCATTCTCGGCATAGCTGCTCTGCTGACAGGAGGAATTTTTTCGTGGTTTGCATCTTCGCATCCTGACGGACTTGAGTGGTCTATTAAAAAAGTTTTCGGAAAACCTGAACTTGCTGATAAAGATTCGAGCGTTCATTCAGCTGCAAAATCAGTTCAGGAAAAAACAGCGGTGATGCCTGATTATGATTTCAAAAAATCCGACAGCCTGTCTGAGAGCGAACAGCCTGGCAATTCAGGCGCTGACGAAGGGAAATCAAAATGGCCTGCTGTCAGGACTGGAACATCAATTGCTGGAATTATCGGTTCTCTGTTTGTTGTTACGGTTGTTGTTGCATTCGGATTTTTAATAAGGTTGATTCGTAAAAAGCAGGCAGAGAGTCGCAATGTATGA
- the cbiQ gene encoding cobalt ECF transporter T component CbiQ: MAFDREYFNLGHLDALSYQDTFVHRLDPRAKIITIIFFIFTVISFPKYEISGLIPLIFFPVTFFMFGDIPVLFIMKKVLIVSPFVILVGIFNPILDKREMYQIFGISLSAGWVSFFSIILKFFLAITSALLLIATTSFPRVCYGLRKLGVPQIFISQMLFLYRYMFVLADETMKIIRGREMRTFEKNKINIKAFAQMISIIFIRTLERAERIYKAMLARGFNGEINIERKYKFNSYDMLFIVFSVLSIYLARRYDLPDIIGRLIMKGIG, translated from the coding sequence ATGGCCTTTGATAGAGAATATTTTAACCTTGGACATCTTGATGCGCTTTCGTATCAGGACACATTTGTGCACAGGCTTGACCCAAGGGCAAAGATCATCACGATTATTTTTTTTATATTCACGGTCATCTCTTTCCCGAAATACGAGATTTCCGGATTGATACCTCTTATATTTTTCCCTGTAACTTTTTTCATGTTCGGCGATATTCCGGTTTTGTTTATCATGAAAAAAGTTTTGATTGTCTCCCCGTTTGTGATATTAGTAGGAATATTCAATCCGATTCTTGACAAAAGAGAGATGTATCAAATCTTCGGCATATCTTTGTCTGCAGGATGGGTTTCTTTTTTTTCTATTATTTTAAAGTTCTTTCTTGCAATTACCTCGGCGCTTCTGCTTATTGCAACAACATCTTTCCCGCGTGTATGCTACGGCTTGAGAAAACTCGGTGTTCCGCAGATATTCATATCCCAGATGCTTTTTCTCTACAGATATATGTTTGTTCTTGCCGACGAAACAATGAAGATAATAAGAGGAAGAGAGATGAGAACGTTCGAAAAAAATAAAATAAACATAAAGGCTTTTGCACAGATGATAAGCATAATATTCATCAGAACACTTGAAAGGGCGGAGAGAATATACAAAGCCATGCTTGCAAGAGGATTCAACGGAGAGATAAACATAGAAAGAAAATATAAGTTCAACTCATATGACATGCTGTTTATTGTTTTTTCAGTGTTGTCAATATATCTTGCAAGAAGGTATGATTTGCCTGATATTATAGGCAGGCTTATAATGAAAGGCATAGGATGA
- a CDS encoding energy-coupling factor ABC transporter ATP-binding protein, translated as MDFNNVFFEYPDGIEALRGISFRITHGESVGIVGANGSGKSTLLMHANGYLLPDSGTITIGDLQLDNDTRRDIRKKVGVVFSSPDDQLFMPTVYDDVAFGPLNLGLSTEKVKQRVYDALNTVGCLHLKDRPPHHLSNGQKSAVAIASVIAMQPDILVMDEPASSLDPKSRRHLINLLKSFEHTKLVASHDLDLILDVCERCMVIKEGRIIADGPAQKILSDKTLLEENNLELPLSLQRSL; from the coding sequence GTGGATTTTAATAATGTTTTTTTTGAATATCCTGACGGCATTGAGGCGCTGAGAGGAATATCTTTCCGCATTACGCACGGCGAATCTGTAGGCATTGTCGGAGCAAACGGCTCCGGCAAATCAACACTTCTCATGCATGCAAATGGATATCTGCTTCCTGATTCAGGAACTATCACTATCGGAGATCTTCAGCTTGATAATGATACACGCAGGGATATAAGAAAAAAAGTCGGAGTTGTTTTCAGTTCTCCTGATGACCAGCTTTTTATGCCTACGGTATACGATGATGTTGCTTTTGGACCTTTGAACCTTGGACTGAGCACTGAGAAAGTGAAACAGAGGGTTTATGATGCACTGAATACAGTTGGATGCCTTCATCTCAAAGACAGGCCTCCGCATCATCTGTCAAACGGCCAGAAGAGCGCTGTTGCAATAGCATCAGTAATTGCAATGCAGCCTGATATCCTTGTCATGGACGAGCCGGCATCGAGCCTTGACCCAAAATCAAGAAGACATCTTATCAATTTATTAAAAAGTTTTGAACATACTAAACTTGTTGCATCGCATGACCTCGATCTCATACTCGATGTCTGCGAAAGATGCATGGTGATAAAAGAAGGCAGGATTATCGCAGATGGGCCGGCTCAGAAAATACTTTCTGACAAGACACTGCTTGAAGAAAACAACCTTGAACTGCCTTTATCTTTACAGAGGAGTCTTTAA
- a CDS encoding response regulator, with translation MKRTKPVILVVDDSPDFNGLVKTILTAENYDVIAAQTGIEGIQKALQNMPDLILLDIKIPDINGFDICKKLKSDEITKNIPVIFATVQFEISDKVKAFDLGAVDYIVKPLDPPELLSRIKTHLLTSSMQFQLKAFNKQLEKEIIERKQAEKALRENLADERTKELTKINKQLTDEIRKRERIEQALKTSEEEKSLVLNSSLDIIVHYTPDMKIIWANAEAGNSVNKTSEELKDKYCWEIWHNRKKPCFDCPVLLAIKTGKPEKSEIKSPDGKEWFIRGYPVKNNEGKVVSVVEFRQDITDEKHTEVMLQKQAQELTLQMDRLNALRTIDNTITSSLDLRLTLKIFIEQVTQLLGVDAVTVMLISPHTQLLEIIVCKGFKKGCPQFQYFHFDEIYAGKAALEHSSIFITDINKKSDGSDYLKHLISEGFVSYCAVPLISKGQVKGVLEVLKRSPLKADADWHEFLDTLATQAAIAIDNAEMFQDLQRTNQELVLAYERTLEGWIRTLDLRDHETEGHTQRVSVMAVHLAKIMGVNNNELMNIRRGALLHDIGKMAISDSILLKKGPLTSKERILIHKHPSYAYELLSASPYLKPALAIPYCHHERWNGKGYPRGLKAEEIPLSARIFAVVDVWDALRSNRPYRKAWPEKKAKKYIQDQSGKKFDPEVVKNFLLLIENEKKSVDL, from the coding sequence ATGAAAAGAACAAAACCAGTTATACTTGTTGTAGATGATTCACCAGATTTTAACGGCCTTGTCAAAACCATTCTCACAGCTGAAAACTACGATGTGATTGCAGCACAAACCGGCATAGAAGGCATCCAGAAAGCTCTGCAGAATATGCCTGATCTTATACTTTTGGACATAAAAATCCCTGATATAAATGGATTCGATATATGCAAAAAGCTGAAATCAGATGAGATAACTAAAAATATACCTGTTATTTTTGCAACAGTTCAATTTGAGATATCTGACAAGGTCAAGGCATTTGATCTTGGAGCTGTTGATTATATTGTCAAACCCCTAGACCCTCCGGAATTATTATCAAGAATCAAAACGCATCTCTTAACATCTTCAATGCAGTTCCAACTCAAAGCTTTTAACAAACAACTGGAAAAAGAAATTATTGAACGGAAACAGGCAGAAAAAGCTCTGCGTGAGAATCTTGCAGACGAACGGACAAAAGAACTGACAAAAATAAACAAACAGCTTACAGATGAGATTAGAAAACGGGAACGAATTGAACAAGCCCTTAAGACTTCAGAAGAAGAAAAATCTCTTGTTCTTAACAGTTCACTTGATATTATTGTCCATTACACTCCCGACATGAAGATAATATGGGCAAATGCAGAAGCAGGCAATTCAGTAAATAAAACATCAGAAGAACTTAAAGACAAATATTGCTGGGAAATATGGCACAACCGTAAAAAACCGTGTTTTGACTGCCCTGTGCTGCTAGCCATAAAAACCGGCAAACCCGAGAAATCAGAGATAAAAAGCCCTGATGGAAAAGAATGGTTCATAAGAGGTTATCCTGTTAAAAACAATGAAGGCAAAGTCGTCAGTGTAGTTGAATTCCGTCAGGATATAACTGATGAAAAACATACGGAAGTCATGCTGCAGAAACAGGCTCAGGAGCTTACATTGCAAATGGACCGCCTTAATGCGCTCCGGACCATAGACAATACAATAACCTCAAGCCTCGACCTCAGGCTGACCTTGAAAATATTTATTGAACAGGTTACCCAGCTTTTAGGTGTCGATGCTGTAACAGTAATGCTTATTTCTCCCCATACTCAGTTATTGGAGATTATTGTATGCAAAGGATTTAAAAAAGGCTGTCCGCAATTTCAGTATTTTCATTTTGATGAAATATATGCTGGGAAAGCAGCATTGGAACACAGTTCAATATTCATAACCGATATAAACAAAAAATCTGATGGTTCTGATTATCTAAAACATCTTATATCTGAAGGATTTGTAAGTTATTGCGCTGTGCCTCTAATATCCAAAGGTCAAGTAAAAGGAGTGCTTGAAGTCCTTAAACGCTCGCCGTTAAAGGCTGATGCGGATTGGCATGAGTTTCTTGATACGCTTGCCACACAAGCTGCAATAGCTATTGATAATGCTGAGATGTTTCAGGACCTGCAGCGTACAAATCAGGAACTGGTGCTGGCTTATGAGCGCACACTTGAGGGCTGGATACGAACACTTGATCTCCGAGATCATGAAACAGAAGGACACACACAGAGAGTAAGTGTCATGGCAGTACATCTGGCAAAAATAATGGGTGTCAATAATAATGAGCTCATGAATATACGACGCGGTGCACTTCTGCATGACATTGGCAAGATGGCAATATCTGACAGCATTCTTTTGAAAAAAGGTCCGCTTACATCAAAAGAAAGGATATTAATTCATAAACATCCTTCATATGCATATGAACTGCTCAGCGCAAGTCCATATCTAAAACCTGCGCTGGCTATACCTTATTGTCATCATGAGAGATGGAACGGGAAAGGTTATCCTAGAGGGTTAAAGGCAGAGGAGATTCCCCTTTCAGCGCGAATATTTGCAGTAGTAGACGTATGGGATGCTCTGAGAAGCAACAGGCCTTACAGAAAGGCATGGCCGGAGAAAAAAGCTAAAAAATATATACAAGACCAATCAGGCAAGAAATTTGACCCAGAAGTTGTCAAAAATTTTCTACTATTAATTGAAAATGAAAAAAAATCTGTAGATTTGTGA
- a CDS encoding TIGR04442 family protein gives MIKDLRFHGEIGPVDFSAYVGGQSFDGTYFYEETPSQIRFFSKGNEFTISNDGVYYKGAGGSFCEYMFGVEKPLTDMVKPDVSNRLITFGAFLDTNEKITFTNDTEGRESFDKIFLQGNAVKNYYFIVSSEFKGEIKKRQQQILKLLGKFLKRTKLIHGDDDSELMENFVLELNESKSSVFIFKLIHKENYEFYKIFETFYLNNKTLTSKEQLILDDIAARYMIDSYQQERMKIDVMYRNLDNKAVVDEYRDILLNSLSKDSLKQSEISRLGRLRTLSIRNNIPSILFDTLDDLLLKGKKIHETKEPEYLKEARAILGTLFFKEPSLKKHITNEDIIRLLKAKHKAFSQSEKGFEQILLDTGKTCDDLARETGDFSIFEEFSSIVTYFDRYDNTQSILSQLAFMEHVDFTEDSLRSLIGNKKHFDRLDPTLFDNVIITGLLQNKYITSYGRKKITALSKGITKISVSELSIKDVVSEIKAIKDEAKLYHLIRDAMKDRMRSFYPRLNTKEGRTEIRTDIENEVSKLGFPKRIPQRLFEKALFDLKKESFYINHLLPIIIEKKDISLREDFIKNSGLDRFYIEMVEKEHFEGKGIESSFFEPFVENNDTLNISL, from the coding sequence ATGATTAAAGACCTCAGATTCCACGGTGAAATCGGACCTGTGGATTTTTCTGCATATGTCGGCGGTCAGAGCTTCGACGGCACATATTTCTATGAGGAAACACCGTCCCAGATAAGATTTTTCTCCAAAGGCAACGAATTCACGATATCAAACGACGGGGTATACTACAAAGGCGCAGGAGGCAGTTTCTGCGAATATATGTTTGGAGTTGAAAAACCGCTTACTGACATGGTAAAGCCTGATGTATCAAACAGACTTATCACATTCGGAGCATTCCTGGATACAAATGAAAAAATAACATTCACAAACGACACAGAAGGAAGAGAATCATTTGATAAAATTTTTCTGCAGGGAAACGCTGTTAAAAATTATTATTTCATTGTTTCCTCGGAATTTAAAGGCGAAATAAAAAAGCGGCAGCAGCAGATACTTAAACTTTTGGGGAAATTTCTAAAACGCACGAAACTCATCCATGGAGACGACGATTCGGAACTCATGGAAAATTTTGTACTGGAATTGAACGAGTCTAAATCCTCAGTATTTATTTTTAAACTGATTCATAAGGAAAATTATGAGTTTTATAAGATTTTTGAAACTTTCTATTTAAACAATAAGACTTTAACATCAAAAGAACAGCTTATACTTGATGATATAGCAGCCAGATACATGATTGACAGTTATCAGCAGGAGAGGATGAAAATCGATGTCATGTACAGGAATCTTGATAATAAGGCTGTTGTTGACGAATACAGAGATATTCTTCTGAACAGCCTGTCAAAAGACAGCCTTAAACAATCAGAGATATCCAGACTCGGAAGATTAAGAACCCTGAGTATCAGAAATAATATCCCAAGCATACTCTTTGATACGCTCGATGATCTTTTGCTTAAAGGCAAAAAAATACATGAGACCAAAGAACCTGAATACCTAAAAGAAGCGCGGGCAATCCTTGGAACGCTTTTTTTCAAGGAACCATCATTGAAAAAACATATAACAAACGAAGACATCATCCGTTTGTTAAAAGCAAAGCACAAGGCATTTTCCCAAAGTGAAAAAGGTTTTGAACAGATACTGCTGGATACGGGAAAGACCTGCGATGATCTTGCAAGGGAAACAGGCGATTTCAGCATATTCGAAGAATTCAGTTCGATAGTCACATATTTCGACAGATATGACAATACACAATCGATCCTAAGCCAGCTCGCTTTTATGGAGCATGTTGATTTCACTGAAGACTCTCTCCGAAGCCTTATAGGGAATAAAAAGCACTTTGACAGGTTGGATCCAACACTCTTCGACAATGTAATAATAACAGGGCTTCTCCAGAACAAATACATTACTTCTTACGGAAGGAAAAAGATCACTGCCCTTTCAAAGGGAATTACAAAAATATCCGTAAGCGAGTTATCCATAAAAGATGTTGTATCTGAAATAAAGGCAATCAAAGATGAAGCAAAGCTCTACCACTTAATAAGAGACGCAATGAAAGATAGGATGCGAAGTTTCTATCCAAGACTAAACACAAAAGAAGGCAGGACAGAGATACGCACAGATATTGAGAATGAAGTCTCAAAATTAGGTTTTCCTAAAAGAATCCCCCAAAGGCTTTTTGAAAAAGCGTTATTTGATCTTAAGAAAGAATCGTTCTACATTAATCACCTTCTCCCAATAATTATCGAGAAAAAAGACATAAGCCTGCGAGAAGATTTTATAAAAAACAGCGGGCTTGACAGATTTTATATAGAAATGGTCGAAAAAGAACATTTTGAAGGCAAAGGTATAGAGTCCTCATTTTTTGAGCCGTTTGTTGAAAATAACGACACCTTAAATATCAGTCTTTAA